The Helianthus annuus cultivar XRQ/B chromosome 16, HanXRQr2.0-SUNRISE, whole genome shotgun sequence genome includes a window with the following:
- the LOC110917103 gene encoding (E)-beta-farnesene synthase — protein MSNFQLSSVSFSSSILPSAVDDNSDTKLDVIRNTMNFSASIWGDQFLTFEEPDDLEMEKKVVEVLKEEVRKELVIKGSSNESLQHMKLIEFIDVVQRLGVAYHFEEEIEEALKHIYVTYGEKWVDLNNLHNLSLWFRLLRQQGFNVSSGIFTYHMYEKGNFKESLCEDAQGLLALYEASYMRVEGEKVLDDALEFTKTHLAIIAKDPSCDSLLRAQIQEALKQPLRKRLPRLEAVRYIPIYQQDVSHNEVLLKLAKSDFNVLQSMHKEELSQICKWWKDLDMQKKLPYVRDRLIEGYFWILGVYFEPQHSHTRIFLMKTSMWLIVLDDTYDNYGTYEELKIFTDAVQRWSMSCLDLLPEYMKLIYQELLNHHQDMEESLEKEGKTYQIHYVIEMAKEVLENNLVEAKWLKEGYMPTLEEYISVSMKTCTYGLMIARSFVGRVDNMVTEDTFKWVATYPPIVKAACLVLRLMDDITTHKEEQERGHVASSIECYQKETGASEKEACEFISNMVEDAWKVINRESLRPTDIPFPLLPSTINFARACDVIYKVNDSYTHARKEMINHIKSLLVHPLAI, from the exons ATGTCAAACTTTCAGCTTTCTAGTGTTTCCTTCTCTTCGTCTATCTTACCATCGGCCGTTGATGATAATAGTGACACGAAGCTTGATGTTATCCGCAACACTATGAATTTCAGTGCTAGCATATGGGGGGATCAGTTTCTTACATTTGAAGAG CCAGATGATCTAGAGATGGAGAAGAAAGTAGTTGAAGTGCTCAAAGAAGAAGTAAGAAAGGAGCTAGTGATCAAAGGTTCCTCTAATGAATCACTGCAACATATGAAGTTGATTGAATTTATCGATGTAGTCCAACGCCTTGGCGTTGCCTATCATTTCGAAGAGGAGATCGAGGAAGCCTTGAAACATATATATGTTACATATGGTGAGAAATGGGTGGATCTAAACAACCTACATAACCTTTCTCTTTGGTTCCGACTCCTTCGGCAACAAGGCTTCAACGTTTCATCTG GAATATTCACGTACCATATGTATGAGAAGGGAAATTTTAAGGAGTCTTTATGTGAAGATGCTCAAGGATTGCTTGCTTTGTATGAAGCATCTTATATGCGGGTGGAAGGCGAGAAAGTACTAGATGATGCCCTCGAGTTCACTAAAACTCATCTTGCTATCATTGCAAAGGATCCTTCTTGCGACTCTTTATTGAGAGCCCAAATACAAGAAGCACTAAAGCAGCCTCTCCGGAAAAGGTTGCCAAGGCTAGAGGCCGTGCGTTACATACCTATTTACCAACAAGATGTTTCCCACAATGAGGTCTTACTGAAGCTTGCAAAGTCCGATTTTAATGTCCTTCAATCAATGCACAAGGAGGAACTTAGCCAAATTTGCAA ATGGTGGAAAGACTTGGACATGCAAAAGAAACTACCTTATGTTCGAGACAGATTGATAGAAGGCTATTTTTGGATACTGGGGGTCTATTTTGAGCCTCAACATTCTCATACGAGAATATTTTTAATGAAAACCTCCATGTGGTTGATTGTTCTGGATGACACATATGATAACTATGGAACTTATGAAGAACTCAAGATCTTTACTGATGCTGTTCAAAG ATGGTCAATGAGCTGCTTGGATTTGCTTCCAGAGTATATGAAACTAATATACCAAGAACTTTTGAATCATCACCAAGACATGGAGGAATCACTTGAAAAGGAAGGAAAAACATACCAGATCCACTATGTGATAGAGATG GCAAAAGAGGTGCTTGAAAACAACTTAGTTGAAGCTAAATGGTTAAAAGAGGGGTACATGCCAACTCTTGAAGAGTACATATCTGTTTCAATGAAGACTTGTACCTACGGCTTGATGATAGCGAGATCCTTTGTTGGTAGGGTTGATAATATGGTCACTGAAGACACCTTCAAATGGGTCGCCACATATCCTCCTATTGTTAAAGCTGCATGTTTGGTTTTAAGGCTAATGGATGATATTACCACCCACAAG GAGGAGCAAGAAAGAGGCCATGTAGCTTCAAGCATCGAGTGCTACCAAAAAGAAACCGGTGCATCCGAGAAGGAAGCATGTGAATTTATCTCTAACATGGTTGAAGATGCATGGAAAGTTATAAATCGAGAGTCGCTCAGACCAACCGACATCCCATTTCCTCTACTACCGTCCACAATCAACTTTGCTCGTGCGTGTGACGTCATATATAAAGTCAACGACAGCTACACTCATGCTAGGAAGGAGATGataaatcacatcaaatcgctATTGGTTCACCCATTAGCTATTTAA